The sequence ATCAGAACTATTTGTATAGCACTTTCAATACAGGTAACAAAGGGGTTCACTTCATAAAATAAAAGTACAAACCAAGAAACAAATACAGGAGGAAGGACAATTAAAAATCATTGCAATCATACATTAAAAGTATCTTTATAAAAGTGTGTCTTCAACAGCGATTTAAAAACAGGCACTGAATCTATAAGCCTGATCTCCCCTGGAAGACCATTCCAAAGTTCAGGGGCCCTAATTGCAAATGCCTGGTCTCCTTTCATTTTCAACCTAGACTTTGGAATGGTCAACAGTGCCCTGCCAGAGGATCTCAGGCTGCattatgtcatgacgttggcctctttgagtacagggaggacagttgaccccctccccccttgcaccatcccccaacctaccttcccccacccaggccctgtgtgaaagggttgtaaaaactctaagaggagaatctcttgccacatggcccatagagagacacaggaaattcttccaactcacagaattggggagccaagcgacatttgtgttctggagaaggtatggaagattggtgaagaatccagctacgaactggtccgcttggtacaattttgtgatactcagaagagacaatatagccatattaccataaaacggtttatataatagcctcagccttgagacttgcatccacatggttgtatagaatgtattaataaggataaagttatttgtaatacattgagatgctatgtactgatgttaatgtgatagaattgtatttctgtaccaagcttaactcagtcatcggcacgcccccagggacacagacaggaccaggcgtcatgtgacatgttcactataaaactataccctgatttactttctaacagaccaggcctccactccattgcgagttggccaataggtttgaccatccaatccatctactgaaagtgaaccataccacgtggttaacttttagactattgatatcgacagaataagaacaagtctttgatattaattaatagtctgcagctagaaattatatcattgaacgcgaagaccaacgaaacatccattctataacgacattaatgaatgtcgctttgaaagatccattctaaccgagagagagagagagagagagagcgagagagagagagagagagagagaactctccaacagaacgactcttcaacaagaatcccgacgacacactgagcgtaaatatatattgattgcaattgttcccaaatgagtgagcgttcatgtgcaattGATTAGcatgtcaattgttaatattaatgaactctgtgtacctcctcagctgaacattttatgacccattgttctacaagacaccagccatgcctgttagccactagggcacattactctaccaattctttgtgatgataattactgtttgtatgttttctgttaattacttagtgtagtaaataaattattttaagacaattgatgtatggatgactcttagtaaagactgggttcgtgcagatacaacaatttacgacgtttggaatgagactggacgcgagataaaatacaccatttaaaccagaagataatcggcctatactataatagaatataatatataatgttataatttaggaaagttatattaggaaaattataactttgtaatctgaatattttccttggtgccccgatctcctagttaattacaattaaacgattaatcagtttaatcgcgtgataataattacagggagttaattgataaacatgtcttcagtttaatggtatcccaaagacacgacaatagtTATAGTGTGGAGTACGCTATTGTTATACCCTCTTCCTTATACGTATGGTGGATTTGACCTAGAACTACACAGCACCTGAACTTAGTTGAGCCGACAGCACTCAAAGTAAAGCTTGGAAGGAACCACATAACAGAGTTGACCTGGAAGGAACCACATCATAACAGCGCTGACCTATGGAACTACATTACCGTCCATACCTGAACTGAGTTGAGCCTGCAGTAGCCGTTGAGCGGAAACCGGATAACATGTGTGGGGTCCTGGTTCCAGCCGGCGTTCACCGAGTTACACATGACGTCTCCGGTCTCGGGGAAGATCTCCTCAATGAGCACCTTCTCCCCGCTGAGGGCAATTCTCTCACCCAGGTCAGGGGTCACTCGGACCACCAGGCACTCGCAGGGCCGGCTCTTCTGGCCCTCCCGCTCCGTCAGCCAGCGCTCCAGCTCGCGGACCATGGGTGTCAGCTGATAGTAACGAGCCTCCTCGTATAGCTGGGGGAAGTCCTGCCATAGTAGAAACAAACACATACTGTTGAAGCaaggatacatactgtacacacaacacacgcgtgcacacatacgcaccgacaaacacacacactaatgttcaTAAACAAACTGACATGGGTACAGCCTGATGTGGTTATTTGTTAGCCAACTGCGTTGTCATTGTCCGGATAGATAAACGTGTTTAACTTGATAACAACAAAGGATTTAACTAATAGACTGCCTGAAATCAAAGCTAATTTAACTATAATACACACACAGGGTTTGAATTTCAGGATACCCAGAGGTGTTGGGCACTATTGTCATATATTAGTGCATTCAAAGTATTAAACATATCAGTAAGACTTTACTTGAAGAGAACCTAAGGACGGCATAACACAATTACAACTCACATAGAcggcgtcctcagagcatgcggagaccagctggctggtgtgtttacggacatattcaatcaatccttatcccagtctgctgtccccacatgcttcaagagggccaccattgttcctgttcccaagaaagctaaggtaactgagctaaatgactatcaccctgtagcactcacttccgtcatcatgaagtgctttgagagactagtcaaggatcatatcacctccaccctacctgacaccctagacccactccaatttgcttaccgccacaattagtccacagatgacgcaatcgcaatcacactgccctaacccatctggacaagaggaatacctatgtaagaatgctgttcatcgactacagctcagcatttaacaccatagtaccctccaaactcgtcattaagctcgagaccctgggtctcgaccccgccctgtgcaactgggtcctggacttcctgatgggccgcccccaggtggtgagggtaggtaacaacatatccacccagctgatcctcaacactggggccccacaagggtgcattctcagccctctcctgtactccctgttcacccacgactgcgtggccatgcacgcctccaactcaatatcatgtttgcagacgacactacagtggtaggcttgattaccaacaacgaagagacggcctacagggaggaggtgagggccctcggagtgtggtgtcaggaaaataacctcacactcaatgtcaacaaaacaaaggagatgatcgtggacttcaggaaacagcagagggagcacccccctatccacatcgacgggacagtagtggagagggtggaaagttttaagttcctcggcatacacatcacagacaaactgaaatggtccacccacacagacagtgtgatgaagaaggtgcagcagcgcctcttcaacctcaggaggctgaagaaattcggcttgtcaccaaaaacacacaaacttttacagatgcacaatcgagagcatcctgtcgggctgtatcaccgcctggtacggcaactgctccacccataaccttaaggctctccagagggtagtgaggtctgcacaacgcatcactgggggcaaactacctgccctccaggacacctacaccacccgatgtcacaggaaggccaaaaagatcatcaaggacaacaatcacccgagccactgcctgttcaccctgctatcatccagaaggcgaggtcagtacaggtgcatcaaagcagggacgagagactgaaaaacagcttctatctcaaggccatcagactgttaaacagccgtcactaacattgagtggctgctgccaacatactgactcaactccacccactttcataatggaaaaattgatgtaataaatgtatcactagccactttaaacaatgccactttatataatgtttacataccctacattactcatctcatatgtatatactgtactctataccatctactgcatcttgcctatgccgttcggccatcactcattcatatatttttatgtacatattcttattcattcctttacacttgggtgtataaggtagttgttgtgaaattgttaggttagattacttgttagatattactgcatggtcggaactagaagcacaagcatttcactacactcgcattaacatctgctaaccatgtgtatgtgacaaataacatttgatttgaagtacaTAAGTATTTCCTTCTGTTGAATGTATGTGATGGATTCATTTATACCAAATGTTTATCTCCACACAGAAAACATATCTGTACATCTCACCTCCCCTGTCTTTTCCCCTTGCATGCTCAATATTATGATACTattgcagcacacacacacacacacgcacacacacgtacactcacacagcaagcggtaccgatgcaccaagtctggaaccaacaggaacctgaacatcttctaccccaagacacaagactgctaaatagttagttaaacagTTAACCAATAGCTAACCAATAgctaaccaatagctacccagactatctgcattgaccctttttgcactaatctcttttgactcatcacatttgatttgacacacacacacacacacacacacacacacacacacacacacacacacacacacacacacacacacacacacacacacacacacacacacacacagcagacactTCTGTTCATAATTACTGcgtgagagataaagagagagctgCTTATTTTTCCCTCTGCATTTTCTCCAAACTGCTTCTGACATCAGGCATACACAGAGCTGCTACCCCCTCAGGCTCCTCTCTGTATCAAAGCCTGCCTCCTTAGCTCCCCTCCCTTCATAGGCTTGAAGCGAGGGATAGATGTGTTTTATAAAAGAAGGCTCTATCTGCAGGGCACTTTAGTCATCCTGGGCAAAGCACAGAATAACACAGCTACActaactacagagagagagagatgagtgagatgccagatacacaaccacacacacatatgtaagcACTCTGgcatacacgcacacatacacgtgcacacacacacatacaggtgcgcacacacacacacacacacacacacacacacacacacacacacacacacacacacacacacacacacacacacaccactttagCAAAAAACACAGTGTCCCTGCTTCCAGCCATGCAGAATCGACCCCTGTAGGAGCCCAGGGCGAAATGGAGACCTGATTAAAGTGTCAGAAAGCTACAGAGTTTACACACACATAGCGCTTATAGAGGTACACAATGATAGAATGAAGATAAAGATGTGTTTCTGGGCAGAGCAGGATAATTGTATGACTTTACGGTCATTTTGCATTTGCCTAACCATCCTGAAATCTCTATGAGAGATACTATGTTTGTAATTGTTTGCATGTGTGGAAATGAGGTGCCTCTGGTTCAgagactgtgttagcccgctgaacAACAGCCTAGGCATTAGCTCAAAGAAATAACAAGTCTTCATGGCTAGGGCAAGTTACCTTATTACGCAAGCATAGTTCAACCAAACCACCTTTgttagacatacagtacataatgtCATGTATTATGTTACTCTTTGAGATGTGAGCTGTAAGAGAGCTGTcctgtagtgtgtactgtacctTGAAGTCCTCTGGGAGAAGTAGTTTGCAGGTCCTGAGGAAGCTGAGAATGTATCTGAATATGTCTCCATCCCTGTCGATGAAGTAGTGCTGCTTCAAGCTGTCCAGTACAATGGGCTCTGTTCCATTAAACAGACGACTGATTCTGGAGAACAGAAAAAGACAATGGTTGAGAGCTCTAAATTCATACTTTGAATCAAGTAGTACTTGAAGTATGTTTAGGAAACCGTAAAACTTGTTTCTAGTGTTTGATCATCACTTACATTGTAGGCAGGAAGTGGGCTAGAACTGCATGTTGTTTATTCTAGTATAGAAAATACTAAGGGTTTACTACAACTTCTGAATCACATACTCATAATGTGTTATTTATAtttgtcctctctctccagaAATCGATGCCAACTGCTTTCTATAAGCCCAGTTACTCATCTTtctacttctctcctctctgcctgagGTGGTCCTCTACTCTTCCAGCAGGAGTGTCACCTCACAGCTCCAGGCTGCTcagccttctctcctctctgcctgagGTGGTCCTCTACTCTTCCAGCAGGAGTGTCACCTCACAGCTCCAGGCTGCTCAGCcttgtctctctctgccttctctacTCTTTCTTTGTCCTCCAAAAAGCAATTAAAATCTaccctttcttttctctccagccttttctctctcttttttgctAGATCTCTCAAAAATTATCATGGTTACCAAAGGTATTGTTTCAACATGATGTTGTGTGGATTTCTATAAGTCTTTTAGTAATGTATCAGTCATAATGCAGTGTCAGTATGAAGCTGTCCATTAACTTGTTGTATCGCTCAATAATATGTT comes from Salmo trutta chromosome 7, fSalTru1.1, whole genome shotgun sequence and encodes:
- the LOC115197524 gene encoding BTB/POZ domain-containing protein kctd15 isoform X2 translates to MSRMSMSRSPVSPMNAQGIPSPAQLTKANAPVHIDVGGHMYTSSLGTLTKYPESRISRLFNGTEPIVLDSLKQHYFIDRDGDIFRYILSFLRTCKLLLPEDFKDFPQLYEEARYYQLTPMVRELERWLTEREGQKSRPCECLVVRVTPDLGERIALSGEKVLIEEIFPETGDVMCNSVNAGWNQDPTHVIRFPLNGYCRLNSVQVLERLFQKGFSMRASCGGGVDSSQFSEYVLCRELHRGQSIGTTTTIRIKQEPLD
- the LOC115197524 gene encoding BTB/POZ domain-containing protein kctd15 isoform X1; this encodes MSSVSVSSQEGRSMSRMSMSRSPVSPMNAQGIPSPAQLTKANAPVHIDVGGHMYTSSLGTLTKYPESRISRLFNGTEPIVLDSLKQHYFIDRDGDIFRYILSFLRTCKLLLPEDFKDFPQLYEEARYYQLTPMVRELERWLTEREGQKSRPCECLVVRVTPDLGERIALSGEKVLIEEIFPETGDVMCNSVNAGWNQDPTHVIRFPLNGYCRLNSVQVLERLFQKGFSMRASCGGGVDSSQFSEYVLCRELHRGQSIGTTTTIRIKQEPLD